A single region of the Oenococcus kitaharae DSM 17330 genome encodes:
- a CDS encoding cation:proton antiporter codes for MDLLLLFPIVISLIVASSLLAHFFPLLPVSLLQIICGVGLSFFIEETIGLDTEWFLLIFIAPLLFNDAWRFPKRELWQLRAPIIANAFVLVFVTALGGGWLIHILIPVLPLSVSIALAAALSPTDPVSVGTILSRIKIPDNLLHVLMGESLLNDASGLVAFKYAVSATVLGSFVMHDAFFNFIYITIVGALTGFLLISMIDWAREIIRQHGANDEIMQVIISILAPFLIFYIAEDLEQSSGVVAVVVAGILTKLRNNADYNASFEFNVLSETIWRALAFVLNGTIFIILGLELPHAYEDAIINDQLNLVTGILYGILVWCIIFVIRAVWTYINEYISYKRNIKTNPKPTIVQTMIMAFSGVRGAIALAAVLSIQMVSGRVFPHYYLMVFIAAVVVIFSLIVASIMLPILTKLSGPVSTLPSDIQLMNQEADFNLNELGQKERQYKYISETEARIFQLQSGIQALKFQLHDSEFGGEVVDPKQAAIYDLVFERQQKINDLQLKSRLPGAKKLAIREQDFRVIALQAEVEAIEKIYSQKKISAAVYHANMRGVRWSLRDIGHRRSFSFQWFLRVIRRMMQMTELQVSRINAAQAKKENAAVHRARAKAGIKALAGHLEQQTLGKLDRQAAFNTIINYRSWLSRIKASKRFNRNYDALILAFSLTSIDAERDAVKRLFETHRIPRQLGLTLLQEINFAETSALSANGS; via the coding sequence ATGGACTTATTACTGCTGTTTCCAATTGTTATATCTTTAATTGTTGCCAGCAGCTTATTGGCTCATTTTTTCCCTTTGCTTCCAGTCAGCCTATTACAGATCATCTGTGGTGTCGGGTTATCTTTTTTCATTGAAGAGACCATTGGCTTGGATACCGAATGGTTTTTACTTATTTTTATTGCACCGCTCCTTTTTAATGATGCCTGGCGTTTTCCCAAACGAGAACTTTGGCAGCTGCGTGCGCCGATTATTGCAAACGCCTTTGTCCTGGTATTTGTCACAGCTCTTGGTGGCGGCTGGTTGATTCACATACTCATACCGGTCCTGCCGTTATCAGTCAGCATTGCCTTAGCGGCAGCTTTGTCGCCAACCGATCCAGTATCTGTCGGAACGATTCTATCCCGTATCAAAATCCCGGACAATCTGCTGCACGTCTTAATGGGCGAAAGTCTGTTAAATGATGCTTCCGGCCTGGTGGCCTTTAAATATGCTGTGTCCGCTACGGTATTGGGCTCATTTGTTATGCATGATGCTTTTTTTAATTTTATCTATATCACGATTGTTGGCGCGTTGACAGGGTTTTTGCTGATTTCTATGATTGACTGGGCACGGGAAATCATCCGTCAGCATGGTGCTAACGACGAAATCATGCAGGTTATTATCAGTATTTTGGCGCCTTTTTTGATCTTTTATATCGCCGAAGATCTAGAACAATCTTCGGGCGTTGTGGCGGTTGTTGTGGCCGGGATTTTGACAAAATTACGCAATAATGCTGATTACAATGCGAGTTTTGAATTCAACGTTTTGTCCGAAACGATCTGGCGGGCTCTGGCCTTTGTTTTGAACGGCACGATTTTTATTATCTTGGGCTTGGAGCTGCCTCATGCCTATGAGGACGCGATTATCAATGATCAGCTGAATCTGGTTACAGGCATTCTATATGGCATTTTAGTTTGGTGCATTATCTTTGTCATTCGGGCGGTTTGGACTTATATTAACGAATATATCAGCTACAAAAGAAATATCAAAACAAATCCAAAACCAACTATTGTGCAAACGATGATTATGGCGTTTTCCGGTGTCCGTGGTGCGATCGCACTCGCTGCTGTGCTGTCAATTCAAATGGTCTCCGGCCGTGTCTTTCCACATTACTATCTGATGGTCTTCATCGCAGCTGTTGTCGTTATTTTCTCTCTGATTGTTGCATCAATTATGCTGCCGATTCTGACAAAGCTCTCAGGGCCGGTTTCGACTTTGCCGAGTGATATTCAGCTGATGAATCAAGAAGCCGATTTTAATTTGAATGAGCTTGGTCAAAAGGAACGTCAATATAAATATATCAGTGAGACCGAAGCCCGTATCTTTCAATTACAATCAGGCATTCAAGCACTCAAATTTCAGCTGCATGATTCGGAATTCGGCGGCGAAGTGGTCGACCCTAAACAAGCTGCTATCTACGATCTTGTGTTTGAGCGTCAGCAGAAAATCAACGATTTACAGCTTAAAAGCCGTTTGCCAGGTGCTAAGAAACTAGCTATACGCGAGCAGGATTTCCGTGTGATCGCGCTGCAGGCTGAAGTTGAGGCGATTGAAAAAATATATAGTCAAAAGAAAATTTCTGCAGCTGTTTACCATGCCAATATGCGAGGCGTGCGCTGGTCTTTGCGTGATATCGGTCATCGGCGAAGTTTTTCTTTTCAATGGTTTTTACGTGTGATTCGGCGCATGATGCAGATGACCGAATTGCAGGTCAGCCGGATTAACGCCGCACAAGCAAAAAAGGAAAACGCTGCAGTCCATCGTGCACGTGCCAAGGCTGGTATTAAGGCACTGGCAGGGCACTTAGAGCAGCAGACATTGGGCAAACTTGACCGTCAGGCAGCTTTTAACACAATCATCAACTATCGAAGCTGGCTATCGCGTATCAAGGCCAGCAAACGATTTAACCGCAATTACGATGCGCTGATTCTGGCTTTTTCGCTGACATCTATTGATGCTGAGCGTGATGCAGTCAAACGGTTATTTGAAACACATCGTATTCCCAGGCAGCTTGGCCTGACTTTACTGCAAGAGATTAATTTTGCCGAGACCTCGGCACTTTCTGCCAACGGCAGTTAA
- the murB gene encoding UDP-N-acetylmuramate dehydrogenase: MADFTKQFSDIEIYKDKPIAEYAFAQVGGKADYLAFPKNSQETKRLIQAAFDQDIPVHVLGQLSNMLISDQGVAGLIIIMDKMKQIQIRGNEIIADAGIDMIQVSEFAYEHGLSGLEWAAGLPGSVGGAVYMNAGAYGGNTADVLKSVIALDHAGHSLVLTKEQLGFSYRNSGIQQNGYYILQAVFELAPDDKAVIRRWMDDFNFRRISKQPLNLPSNGSVFKRPQGFYAGKLVADAGLQGVRIGGAQLSTKHANFIVNVDHASTEDYVRLINLVKHTIKQNQDINMELEIKMIGKGFAEN; encoded by the coding sequence ATCGCAGATTTTACTAAACAATTTTCAGATATTGAGATTTATAAGGACAAACCTATTGCTGAGTACGCTTTTGCTCAGGTTGGCGGCAAGGCTGATTATTTGGCTTTTCCCAAGAATAGTCAGGAGACAAAACGTCTAATCCAGGCAGCTTTTGATCAAGATATTCCGGTGCACGTGTTGGGACAGCTTAGCAATATGCTGATATCGGATCAAGGTGTTGCCGGTCTGATTATTATCATGGACAAAATGAAGCAGATTCAAATCCGCGGCAATGAAATTATCGCCGATGCTGGAATTGATATGATTCAAGTATCCGAATTTGCCTATGAGCATGGGCTGTCGGGTCTGGAGTGGGCGGCTGGACTGCCAGGATCAGTCGGTGGTGCTGTTTATATGAATGCTGGTGCTTATGGCGGCAATACGGCCGATGTGCTGAAAAGTGTTATCGCTTTGGATCATGCCGGCCACTCGCTTGTTTTGACCAAAGAACAGCTGGGTTTTTCTTACCGTAATTCAGGTATTCAGCAAAATGGTTATTATATTCTCCAAGCGGTCTTTGAGCTGGCACCTGATGATAAGGCTGTTATCCGGCGCTGGATGGATGATTTTAATTTTCGGCGGATTAGTAAACAGCCTTTGAATCTGCCCTCCAATGGTTCTGTTTTCAAACGGCCGCAGGGATTTTACGCAGGTAAACTGGTGGCAGATGCCGGCCTGCAGGGTGTTCGTATCGGTGGTGCTCAGTTATCCACGAAACACGCGAATTTTATTGTCAACGTCGATCATGCCAGCACCGAAGATTATGTTAGACTTATCAACTTAGTCAAGCACACGATCAAACAGAATCAGGATATCAATATGGAATTAGAAATCAAAATGATCGGGAAAGGATTCGCTGAAAACTAA
- a CDS encoding exodeoxyribonuclease III translates to MNFISWNIDSLNAAIEHKSPRGELTFALLSQIAAQKPDFFSIQESKLPVTGLNAKQTQVLNDLFPGYCTFVRNSTPPAKKGYAGVITLAKEQPISFNCPTIDAPDTMDEEGRIILLEYPDFYLLNVYTPNSGDGLKRLEMRGLWDDNFRVYVSQLAERKAVIFSGDLNVAHEEIDLKNPSTNHQSAGFTDQERDKFTQLLEAGFTDTWRFQHPDDVAYSWWSQRNRMAKPNNAGWRIDYYLVSSTLKDKIKKSGMIDSGTRADHAPIYLQMAFD, encoded by the coding sequence ATGAACTTTATTTCATGGAATATCGACAGCTTGAATGCCGCGATCGAACATAAATCACCCCGCGGCGAACTCACTTTTGCGCTGTTATCTCAGATAGCCGCCCAAAAGCCGGACTTCTTTTCTATTCAAGAAAGTAAATTACCAGTTACCGGTCTCAACGCTAAACAAACACAGGTTTTAAACGATCTGTTTCCGGGTTATTGCACTTTTGTGAGAAATAGTACGCCGCCAGCCAAAAAAGGCTATGCCGGCGTGATTACCTTGGCAAAAGAACAGCCGATTTCTTTCAATTGCCCAACAATTGACGCACCGGACACAATGGATGAAGAAGGGCGCATTATTTTGCTGGAATACCCGGATTTTTATCTCCTGAATGTTTATACGCCTAATTCAGGCGATGGTCTAAAACGTCTCGAGATGCGCGGTCTATGGGATGACAATTTTCGTGTCTATGTCAGCCAGCTGGCCGAAAGAAAAGCCGTTATCTTCTCCGGTGATTTAAATGTTGCCCACGAAGAAATTGATTTGAAAAACCCGTCAACCAACCATCAGTCAGCCGGTTTTACGGATCAGGAACGAGATAAGTTTACTCAGCTTTTAGAAGCAGGATTTACAGATACTTGGCGTTTTCAGCACCCTGATGATGTTGCTTATTCTTGGTGGAGTCAGCGAAATCGTATGGCTAAGCCAAACAACGCCGGCTGGCGGATTGACTACTATCTAGTCAGCAGCACGTTAAAAGATAAAATAAAAAAAAGCGGCATGATTGACAGTGGTACTCGTGCAGATCATGCGCCGATTTATTTACAAATGGCCTTTGATTAG
- a CDS encoding toxic anion resistance protein yields the protein MANGDNEIEKTGNKSPERAILPTLSPEEQKQAREISKQLDGLDPEQIVSYGSDVQKEISDFSQNVLNSVSNKDLGSIGDNLRDLVVTINESKPDELAPQKAGLISKIFGRVRRSALEVRAKYEKVGQQIDRAAAQLSDQQKGLLADNKMLEGLYAKNLDYYNRLNLYIAGAELKEKDIRENILTAAQKRAEKTQNQLDAQTVQDIAQTLATLEKRNYDLKLTRQIAIQQAPQIRLVQTTNRQLSTKIQSSINTAIPLWKNQIAIALTLFKQRDAINTQRAVSETTNHLLEQNSQMLKQSALDTAKETERGVIDVDTLKKSQQNLIETIQQTIEIQNQGHERRLAAENDLAALEQQMKTELRKVARDDGDLSARKNLN from the coding sequence ATGGCAAACGGTGATAACGAAATTGAAAAGACAGGAAACAAGTCGCCTGAGCGAGCTATTTTGCCAACTTTGAGTCCAGAAGAACAAAAGCAAGCCAGAGAAATTTCCAAACAGCTGGATGGCTTGGATCCTGAACAGATTGTTAGTTATGGGTCTGATGTCCAAAAAGAAATTTCCGATTTTTCCCAGAACGTTTTGAACAGTGTTTCAAATAAAGATTTAGGCAGTATCGGCGATAATCTGCGCGATTTAGTTGTGACAATCAATGAGTCAAAACCAGATGAACTGGCGCCGCAAAAAGCCGGCTTGATTTCTAAGATTTTTGGGCGCGTACGGCGTTCAGCTCTAGAAGTGCGTGCAAAATATGAGAAAGTCGGTCAGCAGATTGATCGTGCTGCTGCACAATTATCGGATCAGCAAAAGGGTTTACTTGCCGACAACAAAATGCTGGAAGGCTTATACGCTAAAAACCTTGACTACTACAATCGGCTCAATCTCTACATTGCCGGAGCGGAATTAAAAGAGAAAGATATTCGGGAAAATATTCTGACTGCAGCTCAAAAGCGGGCCGAAAAAACACAGAATCAATTAGATGCCCAGACGGTCCAGGATATTGCCCAGACGCTTGCCACCTTGGAGAAACGCAATTATGACTTGAAGCTGACTCGGCAAATTGCGATTCAGCAAGCGCCGCAAATTCGCCTTGTTCAAACGACAAACCGGCAGTTATCGACAAAAATTCAATCATCAATTAATACAGCTATTCCACTATGGAAAAACCAGATTGCCATCGCATTGACCTTATTTAAGCAGCGTGATGCGATCAACACACAACGAGCTGTTTCGGAAACCACCAATCATTTATTGGAACAAAATTCTCAGATGCTGAAACAATCTGCCTTGGATACAGCTAAGGAAACAGAGCGCGGTGTGATTGACGTTGATACATTAAAGAAATCTCAGCAGAATTTGATTGAGACAATTCAGCAGACGATCGAAATTCAAAATCAGGGCCACGAACGGCGTTTGGCGGCTGAAAACGATCTGGCTGCCTTGGAACAGCAGATGAAAACCGAACTTAGAAAAGTCGCCAGAGATGACGGAGATTTGTCTGCGAGAAAAAACTTGAACTAA
- a CDS encoding peptidoglycan recognition protein family protein has product MSDQQLKIIRRYMTHNDCFMQGDPLKASGIMIHSTAEPGIMAADWFDLWDRSYAAGQIDRQVAVRAFVDDKVVCQYLPWTMRAWRAAGPANLSFIGIETCEPAGLYYGPDGFQLIGYDPSVFHEYFHKVWQNDIQLSVFLCRQYHIDPGSIISHHEGYLAGLASDHQDPEHWWRYHAKTMDDFRREVKMRLDTGDENGKKEKRKV; this is encoded by the coding sequence TTGTCAGATCAGCAATTAAAAATTATTCGCCGCTACATGACGCATAACGATTGTTTTATGCAAGGCGACCCGCTAAAAGCCTCAGGTATCATGATTCATTCCACAGCCGAACCCGGTATTATGGCTGCTGACTGGTTTGATCTGTGGGATCGATCTTATGCAGCCGGCCAGATAGATCGCCAAGTAGCTGTTCGCGCATTCGTTGATGACAAAGTTGTTTGCCAATATCTGCCTTGGACGATGCGTGCTTGGCGTGCAGCCGGCCCCGCTAATCTCAGCTTTATCGGGATTGAGACTTGTGAACCAGCAGGATTGTATTACGGTCCTGATGGTTTTCAATTAATTGGTTATGATCCGTCAGTTTTTCATGAATATTTCCACAAAGTATGGCAAAATGATATCCAGCTATCCGTTTTTCTGTGCCGACAGTACCACATTGATCCGGGTAGTATTATCAGCCACCATGAAGGCTATTTAGCTGGTCTGGCAAGCGACCATCAGGATCCCGAACATTGGTGGCGGTATCACGCGAAAACGATGGACGATTTCCGTCGAGAAGTCAAAATGAGACTAGATACAGGTGATGAAAATGGCAAAAAAGAAAAAAGAAAAGTTTGA
- a CDS encoding 3'-5' exonuclease → MNFIAMDFETANNEAWSADSLGLTIVKDNQIVDNWYSLIKPETTFSYWNTAVNGLTADDVIDSPKFPDVWEQIKHLYADYPTVVGHNIRFDNQVLKQTLRYYGLPVPHYVSLDTVSISRKFHPDMVNHKLDTVASELGLDLEHHHNASFDAQAAAEILIYEINHFGEDRIKDFAKLV, encoded by the coding sequence ATGAATTTTATTGCGATGGATTTTGAAACAGCTAATAATGAAGCATGGTCAGCGGATTCTTTGGGTCTGACAATTGTCAAGGATAATCAAATCGTCGATAATTGGTATTCTTTGATTAAACCTGAGACGACTTTCTCCTATTGGAACACAGCTGTTAACGGGTTAACCGCTGACGATGTTATTGATTCGCCCAAATTTCCGGATGTCTGGGAACAAATTAAGCATCTTTATGCTGATTATCCAACTGTTGTCGGCCATAATATTCGTTTTGACAACCAAGTACTTAAACAAACATTGCGTTACTATGGTCTGCCGGTGCCGCATTATGTTAGCCTTGATACAGTCTCAATTTCTAGAAAATTTCATCCAGACATGGTTAACCATAAATTGGACACAGTCGCATCTGAATTAGGCCTGGATTTGGAACATCACCATAATGCGAGTTTTGATGCGCAGGCTGCAGCTGAAATCCTCATTTATGAAATCAATCATTTTGGTGAGGATCGTATCAAGGATTTTGCCAAACTGGTGTAG
- the tsaE gene encoding tRNA (adenosine(37)-N6)-threonylcarbamoyltransferase complex ATPase subunit type 1 TsaE, whose translation MIFLKKQSLADTKKLAEHLAGFLSAGDLILLRGNLGAGKTTFTRQLVHALSDDPDLIVNSPTFTILQQYTGHGLPFPVYHFDAYRLETIGAADQGFEDYIGADGLTLVEWPDYMKEILPDQYLEIAFSYDGQDRDVRLTAHGARYEKMLDRL comes from the coding sequence ATGATCTTTTTAAAAAAACAATCATTGGCCGATACAAAAAAACTCGCTGAGCATTTGGCGGGTTTTTTATCGGCTGGCGACTTGATTTTATTGCGAGGCAATTTAGGCGCCGGCAAGACGACTTTTACGCGCCAATTGGTTCACGCATTATCTGATGATCCTGATTTAATCGTCAATTCACCGACTTTCACAATTCTCCAGCAGTATACGGGCCACGGGCTGCCTTTCCCGGTCTATCATTTTGATGCTTATCGCTTGGAAACGATTGGTGCCGCTGATCAAGGCTTTGAAGATTATATCGGTGCTGACGGCCTGACTTTGGTCGAGTGGCCGGATTACATGAAAGAAATTCTGCCTGATCAGTATTTAGAAATTGCCTTCAGTTACGATGGCCAGGATCGAGATGTGCGTCTAACCGCTCATGGCGCTCGTTATGAGAAAATGCTGGATCGCCTATGA
- a CDS encoding amino acid ABC transporter substrate-binding protein — protein sequence MTNNKRRKLYVNIGIIVLILAIVAGAWTYLASSTTKAKTDGWDKIKQQKRLTIGLDDTFIPMGFRNKQGKLVGFDVDLADATFKKLGIKVKWEPINWATKEQLLNNGQIDAIWNGYTISPARKKKVAFSIPYNHGTQVLVTLSKYNMKSFADMKGRTLGLQNASTADTQFSQYGNLLKKYVKGKPSKYDTFDKAFMDLKAGRIQGILVDSMYAGYYIDHLPDSQNYQIITGGYPTDETGVGFRKSDVQLRERVNDVLKQFQQNGKMRTLQLKWFGRADKGLK from the coding sequence ATGACTAATAATAAAAGAAGAAAATTATACGTAAACATCGGCATCATTGTCTTAATTCTGGCAATTGTTGCCGGAGCTTGGACTTATCTAGCCAGCAGTACAACAAAAGCCAAGACGGATGGTTGGGATAAAATCAAACAGCAGAAGAGACTGACAATCGGCCTCGATGATACTTTTATTCCGATGGGTTTTCGCAACAAACAAGGCAAATTGGTTGGTTTTGATGTCGACCTGGCTGATGCAACCTTTAAAAAATTAGGTATCAAAGTCAAGTGGGAACCGATTAATTGGGCCACTAAAGAGCAGCTTTTAAACAACGGCCAGATTGATGCCATTTGGAATGGGTACACGATTTCACCAGCTCGTAAAAAGAAAGTTGCTTTCTCAATTCCCTATAATCACGGAACACAGGTTTTGGTGACATTATCGAAATATAATATGAAATCTTTTGCGGATATGAAAGGCCGCACATTGGGTCTACAGAATGCTTCAACAGCTGATACACAATTTTCTCAGTATGGCAATCTGCTGAAAAAATACGTCAAGGGTAAGCCTTCGAAATACGATACTTTTGATAAGGCCTTTATGGATCTGAAAGCGGGTCGCATTCAAGGAATTCTGGTTGATTCCATGTATGCCGGCTATTATATTGACCACTTGCCGGATTCACAGAACTACCAAATTATCACGGGTGGTTATCCGACTGATGAGACCGGTGTTGGTTTTAGAAAATCCGATGTCCAATTAAGAGAACGTGTGAATGACGTTTTGAAACAATTCCAGCAGAACGGGAAGATGCGTACTTTGCAGCTAAAATGGTTCGGCAGGGCTGACAAGGGTTTGAAATAA
- a CDS encoding amino acid ABC transporter ATP-binding protein, whose amino-acid sequence MLDIQGLTKSFNGKNVFKNLNLKVNDGEVLSIVGPSGIGKTTLLRIIAGLETADSGQMIIDGQTVNVEEKGGNALVGVIFQDFNLFPQYTVLGNAILAPTLVKKTEREQAVEKVRHILAELGIEDKAYLYPYQLSGGQKQRAAIARALAMDPKILAYDEPTSALDEFSTDQVVQVVQELKDRGVTQMAITHDAPFAEKISDRIFDFKTEVKRE is encoded by the coding sequence ATGCTGGATATTCAAGGATTGACTAAAAGTTTTAACGGGAAAAACGTTTTCAAAAATTTAAATCTCAAAGTGAATGATGGTGAGGTTCTCAGTATCGTCGGCCCATCCGGTATTGGTAAAACGACCCTGCTTCGCATCATTGCCGGCTTGGAAACGGCTGACTCTGGTCAAATGATCATTGATGGACAGACAGTCAATGTTGAAGAAAAAGGCGGCAATGCTTTAGTTGGCGTTATCTTCCAGGATTTCAATCTGTTTCCTCAGTATACGGTTCTGGGAAACGCGATTCTAGCACCGACGCTTGTTAAAAAGACCGAGCGGGAGCAGGCGGTCGAGAAGGTTCGACATATTTTGGCCGAGCTGGGAATTGAAGATAAAGCTTACCTTTATCCTTATCAATTATCTGGCGGGCAAAAACAACGTGCTGCCATTGCTAGAGCCTTAGCCATGGATCCAAAAATTCTGGCCTACGACGAACCGACTTCGGCCTTAGATGAGTTTTCAACAGATCAGGTTGTACAGGTGGTTCAAGAACTTAAGGATCGCGGCGTGACGCAGATGGCGATTACACATGATGCCCCTTTTGCAGAAAAAATTTCGGATAGAATATTTGATTTCAAAACAGAAGTAAAGAGAGAATAA
- a CDS encoding amino acid ABC transporter permease, protein MNYIFSILPDILTGLNITVGLFILTLLGATPLGILIAIGLRSQFFILRWLLNAYVWIIRGTPLMLQLMFFYFGLPLATDNRLVFPKMTAAVLVFVLNYAGYLAEIFRGGIQAIPQGQYDAAFVLGISHRQAFSKIILPQVFKIVLPSFGNEVINLIKDTSLGYVISLVDILYIAQGHAVADVSLMPYVIVAVLYLIFTALATVIMKKIESNYREWA, encoded by the coding sequence ATGAACTACATTTTCTCAATTTTACCTGATATTTTGACCGGCCTGAACATCACAGTTGGCCTATTCATTCTGACCCTTTTGGGTGCTACACCCTTGGGTATCCTGATTGCCATCGGCCTGCGTTCGCAGTTTTTCATCCTGCGCTGGTTGCTAAACGCCTATGTGTGGATTATTCGCGGAACGCCACTAATGCTGCAGCTGATGTTTTTCTATTTCGGTTTGCCACTCGCGACAGATAACCGGCTTGTGTTTCCGAAAATGACAGCGGCTGTACTGGTTTTCGTCCTGAATTATGCGGGCTATCTGGCTGAGATATTTAGAGGTGGTATTCAAGCTATTCCACAAGGCCAATATGACGCTGCTTTTGTGCTAGGCATCAGCCATCGTCAGGCATTCAGCAAAATCATCCTGCCGCAGGTGTTTAAAATCGTGCTTCCTTCATTCGGCAATGAGGTGATCAATCTGATCAAGGACACGTCATTGGGATACGTCATCAGCTTGGTAGACATTCTCTATATCGCACAAGGGCATGCGGTGGCGGATGTCAGCCTGATGCCTTATGTGATTGTGGCAGTTCTTTATCTGATATTTACCGCATTAGCGACCGTCATTATGAAAAAGATCGAATCAAATTATCGGGAGTGGGCATGA
- a CDS encoding LacI family DNA-binding transcriptional regulator yields the protein MNQARRSTINDVARLAGVSITTVSRFLNHNYTKMSEATRQKIDEAVKHSDYHVNRQAQTLKKQSSRLIGVVVADVENFFSSLLFKGADEVLAKKNFQIILMNSNNSQIIERRQIQRLLELQIDGILLQPMSSKSSNYSYLQKQRIPLVIVDRQIQPTLWPEVVTDNYAYSKKLGQLMIQMQYPQILVVSEPIDKNSARQERYMALFDLQKQNSFQLGLVEIQKTTNDEEIFQSLRKKTNNFHTKTALYALKGPLLLRIMRILNQRHVSVPDQIGLSAFDDWEWAKLTHPVMTTIQQNPKIIGSTAAQVLVKEIEGTKPIKAETIIVESQLNVGHSL from the coding sequence ATGAATCAAGCAAGAAGATCAACAATCAACGACGTTGCCCGTTTAGCAGGTGTGTCGATTACAACAGTTTCTCGTTTTCTTAACCACAACTATACAAAAATGTCTGAAGCAACCCGGCAAAAAATTGATGAGGCCGTGAAGCACAGTGATTACCATGTTAATCGCCAAGCACAAACTCTCAAAAAGCAATCGAGCAGACTGATTGGTGTCGTTGTAGCTGACGTTGAAAACTTTTTCTCATCCTTATTATTTAAAGGAGCTGACGAAGTGCTGGCCAAAAAAAATTTTCAGATCATTTTAATGAATTCCAATAATTCCCAGATTATCGAACGACGACAGATACAGCGCTTGCTTGAATTGCAGATTGACGGGATTCTTCTACAACCAATGAGCAGCAAGTCTAGCAATTACAGTTATCTACAAAAGCAACGAATTCCGCTCGTAATTGTCGATCGACAAATCCAGCCAACTCTCTGGCCAGAGGTTGTGACAGATAACTATGCTTACTCCAAAAAATTAGGTCAATTAATGATTCAGATGCAGTATCCGCAAATTCTTGTTGTCAGCGAACCCATTGACAAAAACTCAGCTCGCCAAGAACGTTATATGGCACTCTTCGATTTGCAAAAACAAAATTCATTTCAATTAGGCCTCGTTGAAATTCAAAAAACAACTAATGATGAAGAAATTTTTCAATCATTGCGAAAAAAAACCAATAACTTTCACACGAAAACAGCGCTCTATGCTCTAAAGGGACCGCTGCTTTTGCGCATTATGCGTATTCTAAACCAGCGGCATGTTAGCGTCCCGGACCAAATTGGATTATCAGCTTTTGATGATTGGGAATGGGCCAAATTAACTCATCCAGTCATGACAACAATTCAGCAAAATCCAAAAATAATTGGATCAACAGCGGCTCAGGTGCTTGTGAAAGAAATAGAAGGGACAAAGCCCATTAAAGCAGAAACTATAATTGTGGAAAGTCAATTAAACGTTGGCCACTCCTTGTGA
- a CDS encoding sugar phosphate isomerase/epimerase family protein, which produces MKNNQIVINTLVLQQQHDKGQTQTALVDQLVNAGIWRIELRREYFHFFLQEMEALNYAKLGKRLTLFYSVPDVLFIQGQVNPKLLQYFAEAKLFGASYVKLNVGDFASFHGDLQRELGSILPKSIELNVENDQTPLSGSAENIESFLKNAKDHHVKVGFVNDLGNWVFTKQDPFTATKRLNSFTNYLHVKDYVMENGQPKTVAIDQGNLDWRALLNLTAGDLPVALEYPVESMTQLQLDISILEKYIESRP; this is translated from the coding sequence TTGAAAAATAATCAAATTGTTATAAACACATTAGTATTACAGCAACAGCACGATAAAGGACAGACACAAACTGCATTGGTAGATCAACTCGTCAATGCGGGCATATGGCGTATTGAGCTTCGCCGCGAATATTTCCATTTCTTTTTGCAAGAAATGGAAGCGCTTAATTATGCAAAATTGGGAAAACGTTTGACCTTATTTTATTCGGTGCCCGATGTCCTGTTTATACAAGGACAAGTAAACCCCAAATTATTACAATATTTCGCTGAAGCCAAGCTATTTGGAGCTAGTTACGTCAAACTGAATGTTGGTGATTTTGCTAGCTTTCACGGCGATCTTCAAAGGGAACTTGGGAGCATTCTGCCCAAGTCAATCGAGCTTAATGTGGAAAACGATCAAACACCTTTGAGTGGATCAGCTGAAAACATCGAGTCATTTCTTAAGAATGCAAAAGACCATCACGTCAAGGTTGGATTCGTTAACGACTTAGGCAATTGGGTTTTCACAAAACAAGATCCCTTCACAGCTACAAAACGATTAAATTCCTTCACAAATTATCTTCATGTAAAAGATTATGTTATGGAAAATGGTCAGCCTAAAACCGTTGCAATTGATCAAGGCAATCTGGATTGGCGAGCATTGCTCAATTTAACAGCCGGTGATTTACCAGTCGCTCTAGAGTATCCAGTTGAATCAATGACACAACTACAATTGGATATCAGTATTTTGGAAAAATACATAGAAAGCCGGCCCTAA